One window of the Sulfitobacter alexandrii genome contains the following:
- the edd gene encoding phosphogluconate dehydratase — protein sequence MLNQTVARVTDRIVARSAEGRAAYLDRMARAAQEGPARAHLSCSGQAHAYAGAGQDQDALATQSAGNIGIVTAYNDMLSAHQPFERFPELIRNAARAAGGTAQVAGGVPAMCDGVTQGTPGMELSLFSRDVIAMAAGVALSHNTFDTTVYLGVCDKIVPGLVIAAQVFGHLPAVFLPAGPMTSGISNDEKAEVRQKFAAGEVDRAVLMQAEMAAYHGPGTCTFYGTANTNQMLMEFMGLHLPGSSFVNPNTPLRDALTDAGARRALSISHLGNEYIPTSQVLDEKAFVNGIVGLHATGGSTNLLIHLVAMARAGGIILDWQDFSDLADVTPLLARVYPNGLADVNHFHAAGGLGFMIGQLLSAGLLHEEVTTIMGQGLGLYTREPRLKDGELTWEDGAGESQNDRILRPVSDPFQPTGGLQRMDGLLGAAVCKVSAVKPEHHVIEAPVRVFHDQDSVKAAYQAGEFEEDVIVVVRFQGPKANGMPELHSLTPVLANLQARGLKVALVTDGRMSGASGKVLSAIHVCPEAVDGGAIAKLQDGDVLRVDAAKGRIDIVTEGVLDRPCVTADLAANGFGQGRELFHHFRTLVGAADTGASSI from the coding sequence ATGCTGAACCAGACCGTCGCCCGCGTGACCGACCGCATCGTCGCCCGCAGCGCCGAGGGGCGCGCCGCCTATCTGGACCGGATGGCACGGGCCGCGCAGGAGGGACCGGCCCGCGCGCATCTATCGTGCAGCGGACAGGCCCATGCCTATGCCGGGGCGGGACAGGACCAGGACGCCCTTGCGACGCAGTCGGCGGGCAACATCGGGATCGTCACCGCCTACAACGACATGCTGTCCGCGCATCAGCCGTTCGAACGCTTTCCCGAACTGATCCGCAACGCCGCCCGCGCCGCGGGCGGCACGGCGCAGGTCGCAGGCGGTGTGCCCGCCATGTGCGATGGCGTGACCCAGGGCACACCGGGCATGGAGCTGAGCCTGTTCTCGCGCGACGTGATCGCGATGGCCGCCGGTGTCGCGCTCAGCCACAACACCTTCGACACCACCGTCTACCTCGGCGTCTGCGATAAGATCGTGCCGGGCCTCGTGATCGCGGCGCAGGTGTTCGGGCATCTGCCCGCCGTTTTCCTGCCTGCCGGGCCGATGACCTCGGGCATTTCCAACGACGAAAAGGCGGAGGTGCGCCAGAAATTCGCCGCCGGTGAGGTCGATCGCGCGGTCCTGATGCAGGCGGAGATGGCCGCCTATCACGGGCCGGGGACCTGCACCTTCTACGGCACCGCGAACACCAACCAGATGCTGATGGAGTTCATGGGGCTGCATCTGCCCGGTTCCAGCTTCGTCAATCCCAACACGCCGTTGCGCGACGCGCTGACCGATGCGGGGGCGCGGCGGGCCCTGTCGATCAGTCATCTGGGCAACGAGTATATCCCCACAAGCCAGGTGCTGGACGAGAAGGCTTTCGTGAACGGCATCGTGGGGCTGCACGCGACGGGGGGCTCCACCAACCTGCTGATCCACCTTGTCGCGATGGCGCGGGCAGGGGGGATCATCCTCGACTGGCAGGATTTCTCGGACCTGGCCGACGTGACACCGCTGCTGGCGCGGGTCTATCCCAACGGGCTCGCGGACGTGAATCATTTCCACGCGGCCGGGGGGCTCGGGTTCATGATCGGGCAGTTGCTGTCGGCGGGTCTGTTGCACGAAGAAGTGACGACGATCATGGGGCAGGGGCTTGGCCTTTATACCCGCGAGCCGCGGCTGAAGGACGGCGAGCTGACGTGGGAGGACGGCGCGGGCGAGAGCCAGAACGACCGCATCCTGCGCCCGGTCAGCGATCCTTTCCAGCCGACCGGAGGGCTGCAGCGGATGGACGGGTTGCTGGGGGCCGCCGTCTGCAAGGTTTCGGCGGTGAAGCCGGAGCATCATGTGATCGAGGCCCCGGTGCGGGTGTTCCATGACCAGGATTCGGTCAAGGCGGCCTATCAGGCAGGGGAGTTCGAGGAGGACGTGATCGTCGTCGTCCGCTTTCAGGGGCCCAAGGCCAACGGGATGCCGGAACTGCACAGCCTGACCCCGGTGCTGGCGAACCTGCAGGCGCGCGGCCTGAAGGTGGCGCTGGTGACGGACGGGCGCATGTCCGGTGCCTCCGGCAAGGTCCTGAGCGCGATCCACGTCTGCCCCGAGGCCGTCGACGGCGGCGCCATCGCCAAGTTGCAGGACGGCGACGTGCTGCGCGTGGACGCGGCGAAGGGCCGGATCGACATCGTGACCGAGGGGGTGCTGGACCGCCCCTGCGTGACCGCGGACCTTGCGGCCAACGGCTTTGGGCAGGGGCGCGAGCTGTTCCACCATTTCAGGACGCTGGTCGGCGCGGCCGATACCGGTGCCAGCAGCATCTAG
- a CDS encoding amidohydrolase: MTPDIIVHNGKLLTFDPDRPEAQALAITGGTLTAVGTDAEITALAGDDTRMIDAGGGTVLPGLIDSHVHLFGGSVELTSLSLYGVHGLEEMTRAIRPFAEQNPDDDLVFCVMADYGILGTGRTLTRHDLDTILPDRPLAMFAPDHHTVWANTAALEAAGLLQGGEVDAGSEIVMGDDGLANGELLEPGAYGPVLALTRHAGREMMGLTTGKDPVPAPTPEQREMDKDVIAKGLAHCAAQGITGLHLMDGNVYQLELLGELEAEGRLLCRCMVPFHFKGTDPIDRIAAEGVPMLRRFTGDKVWCGHMKMFIDGVIESGTALMLRPYPGDMGKDGNTGDEVFTQDHFVAAATEADKHGFQIAVHAIGDAGVRRTIDAYAAARKANGARDSRHRIEHLEVMHLDDIPRLAELGIVASIQPGHAPRGHIFPPDAVGKYLHDDQVAGAYPWQDIRDTGARVVFSTDWPVIPVDVMPNIKAAIAPLDLGKEWRDQTQSLHDTLASYTRDNAWVEFNEDRKGQLKPGMMADVAVMSHDLAALAPADITRARAEVTICDGKVTFERG, encoded by the coding sequence ATGACCCCCGACATCATCGTTCACAACGGCAAGCTGTTGACCTTCGATCCCGACCGGCCCGAGGCACAGGCGCTCGCGATCACCGGCGGCACGTTGACGGCCGTCGGCACGGATGCGGAAATCACCGCGTTGGCCGGCGATGACACGCGCATGATCGACGCGGGCGGCGGCACCGTGCTGCCGGGCCTGATCGACAGCCACGTGCACCTTTTCGGCGGGTCTGTGGAACTGACCAGCCTCAGCCTCTACGGCGTGCATGGGCTCGAGGAGATGACGCGGGCGATCCGCCCCTTCGCCGAGCAGAACCCCGACGACGACCTCGTGTTCTGCGTGATGGCGGACTACGGGATCCTCGGGACCGGGCGCACGCTCACGCGTCATGACCTGGATACCATTCTGCCGGACCGCCCCCTCGCCATGTTCGCCCCCGACCATCACACGGTCTGGGCCAACACCGCGGCGCTCGAGGCCGCGGGCCTCCTGCAGGGCGGCGAAGTCGACGCGGGTTCCGAGATCGTGATGGGCGACGACGGGCTGGCCAACGGCGAACTTCTGGAACCCGGCGCCTACGGTCCGGTGCTGGCGCTGACCCGCCATGCCGGACGCGAGATGATGGGCCTGACCACGGGCAAGGACCCCGTCCCGGCGCCGACCCCCGAACAGCGGGAAATGGACAAGGACGTGATCGCGAAGGGACTGGCCCACTGCGCGGCGCAGGGGATCACCGGTCTGCACCTGATGGACGGCAACGTCTACCAGCTGGAACTGCTGGGCGAACTCGAAGCCGAGGGCCGTCTGCTGTGCCGCTGCATGGTCCCCTTCCATTTCAAGGGAACCGACCCGATCGACCGCATCGCCGCCGAGGGTGTGCCGATGCTCAGGCGTTTCACCGGCGACAAGGTCTGGTGCGGCCACATGAAGATGTTCATCGACGGCGTGATCGAAAGCGGCACCGCGCTGATGCTGCGCCCCTATCCCGGCGACATGGGCAAGGACGGGAACACCGGTGACGAGGTCTTTACCCAGGATCACTTCGTCGCCGCCGCGACGGAGGCGGACAAACACGGCTTTCAGATCGCCGTCCACGCGATCGGGGACGCGGGCGTGCGCCGCACGATTGACGCCTACGCCGCCGCCCGCAAGGCGAACGGTGCCCGCGACAGCCGCCACCGCATCGAACACCTCGAGGTCATGCACCTCGACGACATCCCCCGGCTTGCGGAACTCGGCATCGTCGCCTCGATCCAGCCGGGGCACGCGCCACGCGGGCATATCTTCCCGCCGGACGCGGTGGGCAAGTACCTGCACGACGACCAGGTCGCGGGGGCCTATCCGTGGCAGGACATTCGCGATACCGGCGCGCGTGTCGTGTTTTCCACCGACTGGCCGGTGATCCCGGTCGACGTGATGCCGAACATCAAGGCGGCGATCGCCCCGCTCGACCTTGGCAAGGAGTGGCGCGACCAGACGCAAAGCCTTCACGACACGCTCGCCAGCTACACCCGTGACAACGCCTGGGTCGAGTTCAACGAAGACCGCAAGGGTCAGCTCAAGCCGGGCATGATGGCCGACGTCGCCGTGATGAGCCACGATCTCGCGGCGCTCGCCCCCGCGGACATCACCCGGGCGCGGGCAGAGGTGACGATCTGCGATGGCAAGGTGACGTTCGAACGGGGCTGA
- a CDS encoding flavin-dependent oxidoreductase has translation MTENRVMIAGGGIGGLALGLTLHQIGVPFTIFESVAALRPLGVGINLQPNAVRELFEMGITAAELDRVGVPAREWALVGQLGQEIYAEPRGLLAGYNWPQYAMHRGQLQMLLAQLLMDRAGPDAIRLGSRVTGYETADGGGVTAIVSDADGTQRRERGRLLIGADGIHSRVRAQMHPDQPPIHWGGAVMWRGTSMVKPVRTGSSFIGLGTHRQRMVIYPISAPDPDTGLAQVNWIAEVTLDDPSARDNIGWFRQVEVEDFAHHFDDWVYDWLDVPALLRGAEVAYENPMIDRDPVDTWVDGPVALMGDAAHAMYPTGSNGASQAIVDARELGAAFLAHGLTPGALAAFDAKLCAPISALILRNRGAGPFGLLNMVNDRCGGEFDDIDAVIPPAERAEFMAKYKAAAGFAIDALNTAGPTIPDGARVD, from the coding sequence ATGACAGAGAACAGAGTGATGATTGCCGGGGGCGGCATCGGCGGCCTTGCCCTCGGCCTGACGCTGCACCAGATCGGGGTGCCGTTTACCATTTTCGAATCGGTGGCCGCGCTGCGCCCGCTGGGCGTGGGCATCAACCTCCAGCCCAACGCGGTGCGCGAACTCTTTGAAATGGGAATCACCGCCGCGGAACTCGACAGGGTCGGCGTTCCGGCCCGTGAATGGGCGCTCGTGGGCCAGCTGGGGCAGGAAATCTACGCCGAGCCGCGCGGCCTGCTGGCGGGCTACAACTGGCCGCAGTACGCGATGCACCGGGGCCAGCTCCAGATGCTGCTGGCGCAGCTGCTGATGGATCGCGCCGGACCGGACGCGATCAGGCTGGGCAGCCGCGTGACCGGATACGAGACGGCCGATGGCGGCGGTGTGACCGCGATCGTCAGTGACGCCGACGGCACGCAACGGCGCGAGCGCGGCAGGCTGCTGATCGGGGCGGACGGAATACACTCGCGGGTGCGCGCGCAGATGCACCCCGACCAGCCCCCGATCCACTGGGGCGGTGCCGTCATGTGGCGCGGCACCAGCATGGTGAAGCCCGTGCGCACCGGCTCGTCCTTCATCGGGCTGGGCACGCACCGGCAGCGCATGGTGATCTATCCGATATCCGCGCCCGACCCGGACACCGGCCTGGCACAGGTCAACTGGATCGCCGAAGTGACGCTGGACGACCCCAGCGCCCGGGACAACATCGGCTGGTTCCGACAGGTCGAGGTCGAGGATTTCGCCCATCATTTCGACGACTGGGTCTACGACTGGCTCGACGTGCCCGCGCTCCTGCGCGGGGCCGAGGTCGCCTACGAGAACCCGATGATCGACAGGGACCCTGTGGACACCTGGGTCGATGGCCCGGTGGCGCTGATGGGGGATGCGGCCCACGCGATGTATCCGACCGGTTCCAACGGGGCGAGCCAGGCGATCGTCGATGCACGCGAACTGGGCGCGGCCTTCCTCGCCCATGGCCTGACGCCCGGGGCGCTGGCGGCCTTCGACGCGAAACTCTGCGCGCCGATCTCGGCCCTGATCCTGCGCAACAGGGGCGCGGGGCCCTTCGGGCTGCTGAACATGGTGAACGACCGCTGCGGCGGCGAATTCGACGACATCGACGCGGTGATCCCCCCGGCCGAGCGGGCCGAGTTCATGGCCAAGTACAAGGCCGCCGCCGGCTTTGCCATCGACGCGCTGAACACGGCCGGCCCGACCATCCCCGACGGCGCACGGGTGGACTGA
- a CDS encoding nucleoside/nucleotide kinase family protein → MLQDLVDRIRATPHRGRRRLVAVTGAPGSGKSTLAGLLAAADPTFALVPMDGFHLDNAVLRPRGLLARKGAPETFDVAGFTHLVARLAREDEVIHPTFDRALDRAVAGSGVVGPFTRTAIVEGNYLLLDRPEWRDLAGMWDLSIRLDVSLATLETRLTQRWLTHGHTPQAAAEKVRHNDLPNAELVVAAALPADITLTPGDLPAP, encoded by the coding sequence GTGCTGCAGGACCTGGTGGACCGGATCAGGGCGACCCCTCACCGGGGCCGTCGCCGCCTCGTGGCGGTCACGGGCGCACCGGGTAGCGGCAAATCCACCCTTGCCGGTTTGCTGGCAGCCGCCGACCCGACCTTCGCCCTTGTCCCGATGGACGGCTTCCACCTCGACAACGCGGTCCTGCGACCACGTGGCCTGCTGGCGCGCAAGGGCGCGCCGGAAACCTTCGACGTTGCCGGTTTCACCCATCTTGTCGCGCGCCTCGCGCGGGAAGACGAGGTGATCCACCCCACCTTCGACCGCGCGCTCGACAGGGCCGTCGCCGGCAGCGGCGTCGTTGGCCCTTTCACACGCACCGCCATCGTCGAAGGCAATTATCTGCTGCTGGACCGGCCGGAATGGCGGGACCTGGCGGGCATGTGGGATCTCTCGATCCGGCTGGATGTCAGCCTCGCCACGCTGGAGACGCGGCTGACGCAGCGCTGGCTGACCCACGGTCACACCCCGCAGGCCGCCGCCGAAAAGGTCCGGCACAACGACTTGCCCAACGCCGAACTGGTGGTCGCGGCGGCGCTGCCTGCCGACATCACGCTGACGCCCGGCGACCTGCCCGCGCCCTAG
- the phnD gene encoding phosphonate ABC transporter substrate-binding protein produces the protein MNKFFAAALATTALSTGALAQTNGIDEFRIGILGGENAQDRLNSYQCLADYTSEELGVETKLFAPADYNGVIQGLLGGTLDMAWMGASGYAAVYIQDPEAVEPVLVKINLDGSYGYHSIGFARKDSGITSLEDMQGKVFGFGDPNSTSGYLIPSIEIPQAGEGITMNSGDYFGEVKFTGGHEQTIVAVANGDIDGGVTWADGQGNWEDGYNSGALRKAVDAGLVDMNDLVEIWRSKPIPEGPVVLRKDLPQEVKAKMTALVDNLYETDPDCAYGVAAGESLGFDPITHDAYVSIVEARKAESN, from the coding sequence ATGAACAAGTTTTTCGCAGCGGCACTCGCCACCACGGCCCTGAGCACGGGCGCCCTTGCCCAGACCAACGGGATCGACGAATTCCGCATCGGCATCCTCGGCGGCGAGAACGCGCAGGACCGGCTGAACAGCTACCAGTGCCTTGCCGACTACACGTCCGAGGAACTGGGCGTGGAAACCAAGCTCTTCGCCCCCGCAGACTACAACGGCGTGATCCAGGGCCTGCTGGGCGGCACGCTGGACATGGCATGGATGGGCGCCTCGGGTTACGCCGCCGTCTACATCCAGGACCCCGAAGCGGTCGAACCCGTGCTGGTCAAGATCAACCTCGACGGCTCCTACGGCTACCATTCCATCGGGTTCGCCCGCAAGGACAGCGGCATCACCTCGCTGGAAGACATGCAGGGCAAGGTCTTCGGCTTCGGCGACCCGAACTCCACCTCCGGCTACCTGATCCCCTCCATCGAGATCCCGCAGGCCGGTGAAGGCATCACCATGAACTCCGGCGACTACTTCGGCGAGGTCAAGTTCACCGGCGGTCACGAGCAGACCATCGTCGCGGTTGCCAACGGCGACATCGACGGCGGCGTGACCTGGGCCGACGGCCAGGGCAACTGGGAAGACGGCTACAACTCCGGCGCCCTGCGCAAGGCCGTGGACGCGGGCCTGGTGGACATGAACGACCTCGTGGAAATCTGGCGGTCGAAGCCGATCCCGGAAGGCCCCGTCGTGCTGCGCAAGGATCTCCCGCAAGAGGTCAAGGCCAAGATGACCGCGCTGGTCGACAACCTTTATGAAACCGACCCCGACTGCGCCTACGGCGTGGCGGCGGGCGAGAGCCTGGGCTTCGATCCGATCACCCACGACGCCTACGTGTCGATCGTCGAAGCCCGCAAGGCCGAATCGAATTGA
- the phnC gene encoding phosphonate ABC transporter ATP-binding protein: protein MLKLTDLTKSFGPNVAVKSANLDIDRPCMIGIIGRSGAGKSTLLRMLNRLTDATSGQITFEGDDITALTGKARRDWQSRCAMIFQQFNLVPRMDVVSNVLHGTLNRRSTLASMFSIYPTSDVHRAIDILDRLGIAEHATKRAEALSGGQQQRVAIARALMQDPRIILADEPIASLDPMNAQIVMQSLRRIHEEDGRTIIANLHTLDTARRYCDRVVGMRDGKIVFDGLPEQLTTAMAREIYGADASFSEAATSTSIETLDHALA, encoded by the coding sequence ATGCTGAAACTGACCGACCTGACCAAATCCTTTGGCCCGAATGTCGCGGTAAAGTCCGCGAACCTCGATATCGACCGGCCGTGCATGATCGGGATCATCGGCCGCTCGGGCGCTGGCAAGTCCACGCTGCTGCGCATGCTGAACCGGCTCACCGATGCCACGTCGGGCCAGATCACCTTCGAAGGCGACGACATCACCGCGCTGACCGGCAAGGCCCGGCGCGACTGGCAGTCGCGCTGCGCGATGATCTTCCAGCAGTTCAACCTCGTGCCCCGCATGGACGTGGTGTCGAACGTGCTGCACGGCACGCTCAACCGCCGCTCCACCCTCGCCAGCATGTTCAGCATCTACCCGACCTCGGACGTGCATCGCGCCATCGACATCCTCGACCGGCTGGGGATCGCCGAACACGCCACCAAGCGGGCCGAGGCGCTGTCGGGCGGCCAACAGCAGCGTGTCGCCATCGCACGGGCGCTGATGCAGGATCCCCGGATCATCCTCGCGGACGAACCCATCGCATCGCTCGACCCGATGAACGCCCAGATCGTGATGCAAAGCCTGCGCCGCATCCACGAAGAGGACGGCCGCACCATCATCGCCAACCTGCACACCCTCGACACCGCGCGCCGCTACTGCGACCGCGTGGTGGGGATGCGCGACGGCAAGATCGTCTTCGACGGCCTGCCCGAACAACTGACCACCGCGATGGCCCGCGAGATCTACGGGGCCGACGCCTCCTTTTCCGAAGCGGCGACCTCGACCTCGATCGAAACCCTCGACCACGCACTCGCCTGA
- the eda gene encoding bifunctional 4-hydroxy-2-oxoglutarate aldolase/2-dehydro-3-deoxy-phosphogluconate aldolase, producing the protein MTPAESSRAARDLCRMAPIIPVLVVEDVAHARPLAEALVEGGLPVLEVTLRTDAALAAIAEMAKVDGGVVGAGTLITARDVTDAVRAGARFGVSPGATDDLLAATEAADLPMLPGAATASEAMRLLARGYDMLKFFPAEAAGGAALLKSLGGPLPQISFCPTGGVSPSNAAQYLRLPNVVCAGGSWVAPADLVRVGDWRAITELAREAAALA; encoded by the coding sequence ATGACCCCAGCCGAAAGCAGCCGCGCGGCCCGTGACCTGTGCCGGATGGCGCCCATCATTCCCGTGCTCGTGGTCGAGGACGTGGCCCACGCCCGCCCCCTAGCCGAGGCGCTGGTGGAGGGCGGGCTGCCGGTGCTCGAAGTCACCCTGCGGACCGACGCCGCGCTGGCGGCGATTGCCGAGATGGCCAAGGTCGACGGCGGCGTCGTGGGCGCGGGCACGTTGATCACCGCGCGGGATGTGACCGACGCGGTCCGGGCCGGTGCGCGGTTCGGGGTGTCGCCGGGCGCGACGGACGACCTGCTTGCGGCGACGGAGGCGGCCGACCTGCCGATGCTGCCGGGCGCGGCCACGGCAAGCGAGGCCATGCGCCTGCTGGCGCGCGGATACGACATGCTGAAATTCTTTCCCGCCGAGGCGGCCGGCGGGGCCGCCCTGCTGAAATCGCTTGGTGGTCCGCTTCCGCAGATTTCCTTCTGCCCTACGGGTGGGGTCAGCCCGTCGAACGCGGCGCAGTACCTGCGGCTGCCGAACGTGGTCTGTGCCGGGGGCAGCTGGGTGGCGCCTGCCGATCTGGTCCGCGTTGGAGACTGGCGCGCGATCACCGAGCTTGCGCGCGAGGCGGCGGCCCTGGCCTGA
- a CDS encoding 2-hydroxyacid dehydrogenase produces MKAADQPEDDMPKILITRPLPENVVAEARRHFDVEVRSETLPLTAEEKARALAGFDGVLATLGDTFDASFFDGTPRCRIIANFGVGYNHIDAEAACAAGVAVSNTPGAVTDATADIAITLMLMTCRRAGEGERLVRSGDWPGWHPTQLLGMHVTGKTLGVVGMGRIGKAIAQRAAMGFGMKVVFYNRSAVTDLPFEATRLDRLEEVLGAADVVVLAVPATPQTHHLIDTAALAAMQRHACLVNISRGDVVDEAELIDALRQGRIAGAGLDVYEFEPKVPRALRDMENVTLLPHLGTSTLEVREDMGRMAVANLVAFFEDGAPLNPV; encoded by the coding sequence ATGAAGGCGGCGGACCAGCCGGAGGACGACATGCCGAAAATACTGATCACGCGGCCATTGCCGGAGAATGTGGTGGCCGAGGCGCGGCGGCATTTCGATGTCGAGGTGCGGTCGGAAACCCTGCCGCTGACGGCAGAGGAGAAGGCCCGCGCGCTGGCCGGGTTCGACGGGGTGCTCGCCACGCTGGGAGATACCTTCGACGCGTCGTTCTTCGACGGGACGCCGCGGTGCCGGATCATCGCCAACTTCGGCGTGGGCTATAACCATATCGACGCGGAGGCGGCCTGCGCCGCGGGGGTCGCGGTCAGCAACACGCCAGGCGCGGTCACGGATGCGACCGCCGACATTGCGATCACGCTGATGCTGATGACCTGCCGGCGGGCGGGCGAGGGGGAGCGGCTGGTGCGCAGCGGCGATTGGCCGGGCTGGCATCCCACCCAGCTTCTGGGGATGCACGTGACCGGCAAGACGCTGGGCGTCGTCGGGATGGGGCGCATCGGCAAGGCCATCGCGCAACGTGCCGCGATGGGGTTCGGGATGAAGGTGGTCTTCTACAACCGGTCTGCGGTGACGGACCTGCCGTTCGAGGCAACACGGCTGGACCGTCTGGAGGAGGTGCTTGGCGCGGCCGACGTGGTGGTCCTTGCCGTGCCCGCGACGCCGCAGACGCATCACCTGATCGACACCGCGGCGCTGGCGGCGATGCAGCGCCACGCCTGCCTCGTCAATATCTCCCGCGGGGACGTGGTGGACGAAGCGGAGCTGATCGACGCCTTGCGGCAGGGCCGGATCGCCGGGGCGGGGCTGGATGTCTACGAGTTCGAACCGAAGGTGCCGCGGGCCCTGCGCGACATGGAAAACGTCACCCTGTTGCCGCATCTGGGCACCTCGACGCTGGAGGTGCGCGAGGACATGGGCAGGATGGCGGTGGCGAACCTCGTCGCGTTCTTCGAAGACGGGGCCCCGCTGAACCCGGTCTAG